One region of Chanodichthys erythropterus isolate Z2021 chromosome 24, ASM2448905v1, whole genome shotgun sequence genomic DNA includes:
- the LOC137014522 gene encoding histone H1-like, protein MAETAPAPAAAAPAKAPKKKSAAKAKKAGPGVGELIVKAVSASKERSGVSLAALKKAIAASGYDVEKNNSRVKIAIKGLVTKGTLVQVKGTGASGSFKLNKQKAETKKKPAKKAAPKAKKPAAKKPAAAKKPKSAAAKKPAAKKSPKKAKKPAATAAKKATKSPKKAKKPAAAKKAAKSPKKAKAAIPKAAKPKAAKPKKAASKKK, encoded by the coding sequence ATGGCAGAAACCGCTCCAGCCCCGGCTGCTGCCGCCCCGGCCAAAGCGCCCAAGAAGAAGTCAGCGGCGAAAGCCAAGAAAGCAGGTCCAGGCGTTGGTGAGCTCATCGTCAAAGCTGTGTCCGCATCCAAGGAGAGGAGCGGCGTGTCCCTCGCCGCCCTGAAGAAAGCTATCGCCGCCAGCGGCTACGACGTGGAGAAGAACAACTCCCGCGTCAAGATCGCCATCAAGGGCCTGGTGACTAAAGGCACTCTGGTGCAGGTCAAAGGGACCGGCGCTTCGGGCTCATTCAAGCTCAACAAGCAGAAAGCCGAGACCAAGAAGAAGCCGGCCAAGAAAGCGGCTCCTAAAGCGAAGAAGCCCGCGGCCAAGAAACCCGCTGCTGCCAAGAAGCCCAAGAGCGCAGCGGCAAAGAAGCCCGCCGCCAAGAAATCGCCCAAGAAGGCCAAGAAACCCGCCGCCACAGCCGCTAAGAAGGCGACGAAGAGCCCCAAGAAGGCAAAGAAGCCAGCAGCCGCTAAGAAAGCAGCCAAGAGCCCCAAAAAGGCCAAGGCGGCTATACCTAAGGCGGCAAAGCCTAAAGCCGCCAAGCCTAAGAAGGCAGCgtctaaaaagaaataa